One Brassica napus cultivar Da-Ae chromosome C4, Da-Ae, whole genome shotgun sequence genomic region harbors:
- the LOC106420769 gene encoding putative F-box/kelch-repeat protein At2g29810 — MAQIPGGGDANKKPQEEPVLYASIGFPPSESPSWYTLHRDNVSLTLRRIQEPLPSRLLSAVATIGTEMYVLGGSVGGNATSNVTLIDCRFRTSQPFPSMRRARSRAVAGAIGGKIYVIGGCRKKSDDWVEVFDVKARSWRVVPGVLPHAHWEGQFVTCAVMDDKIFVLDPTTCLVFDPIVGALVEWDDGVEMRSLWQASSCVVDDMLYTVDPGCSLKHPIVVYDPKAKERRWRPVCGVDLRRDLPPFDSWYDSKMANLGGKLVILVGSNPWPCFHHGTEEIWCVEIALERQGDDIWGHVESTTLVLTSRKWPSIELSRTVTL, encoded by the coding sequence ATGGCTCAAATTCCCGGCGGCGGCGATGCAAACAAGAAACCGCAAGAAGAGCCAGTTCTCTACGCCTCCATCGGATTCCCTCCTTCCGAAAGCCCGAGTTGGTACACTCTCCACCGAGACAACGTTTCTTTAACCTTGCGCAGGATCCAAGAACCATTACCTTCGAGGCTCCTGAGCGCCGTCGCCACGATCGGAACAGAGATGTACGTACTCGGTGGAAGCGTCGGAGGAAACGCCACGTCGAACGTGACTCTCATAGACTGCAGATTCCGGACGTCTCAGCCCTTCCCGAGCATGAGAAGGGCTCGCAGCCGCGCGGTGGCTGGAGCAATCGGCGGGAAGATATACGTCATCGGAGGCTGCAGGAAGAAGTCTGACGACTGGGTCGAAGTCTTTGACGTCAAGGCTCGGAGTTGGCGTGTTGTCCCTGGCGTCTTGCCTCACGCTCATTGGGAAGGACAGTTCGTGACATGCGCCGTGATGGACGACAAGATCTTCGTTCTGGATCCGACTACTTGTTTGGTTTTCGATCCCATTGTGGGCGCTTTGGTTGAATGGGACGACGGAGTTGAGATGAGGAGTTTGTGGCAAGCGTCGTCTTGTGTGGTCGATGATATGTTGTATACCGTTGATCCTGGGTGTTCTCTTAAGCATCCGATAGTTGTGTATGATCCTAAGGCAAAGGAGAGGAGGTGGAGGCCAGTGTGTGGTGTAGATTTGAGGAGAGATTTGCCTCCTTTTGATTCTTGGTATGACTCCAAAATGGCGAATCTTGGTGGGAAGTTGGTGATTCTGGTCGGTAGTAACCCCTGGCCTTGTTTTCATCACGGGACCGAGGAGATTTGGTGCGTAGAGATCGCTTTGGAAAGACAGGGAGATGATATTTGGGGGCATGTCGAGTCAACCACGCTGGTGCTTACATCCCGGAAGTGGCCTTCCATTGAGCTTTCTCGAACTGTTACTCTTTGA
- the LOC106420674 gene encoding protein RADIALIS-like 2: protein MASNSMSAYGSGSWTVKQSKAFESALATYDQDSPDRWYNVARAVGGTTPDEAKRQYELLVRDIESIENGHVAFPNYKTNGGSTKGRLRDEDKRMRSMKLQ from the coding sequence ATGGCATCAAACTCAATGTCTGCTTATGGATCTGGCTCATGGACTGTTAAGCAGAGCAAAGCCTTTGAGAGTGCTCTAGCAACCTATGACCAGGACTCCCCTGACCGTTGGTACAATGTCGCTAGAGCTGTTGGTGGGACAACACCAGATGAAGCTAAGAGACAATACGAGCTTCTCGTACGTGACATAGAAAGCATTGAGAATGGGCACGTGGCATTCCCTAACTACAAGACTAATGGAGGCAGCACTAAGGGCAGGCTGCGTGATGAGGACAAAAG
- the LOC106420610 gene encoding phenylalanine--tRNA ligase alpha subunit, cytoplasmic: protein MAEEAILGFLQNNDEIAHSGYFAAEHNLDHEEVKNVIKSLQAFRYIEAKVLKREFFDLTDEGKKYAAEGSPEFHFFSAVPEEGTISMDDLQRMLDPFVFDVGSKQAPKKKWVAMGQQVSRTVQHVEDKVKEMLLQIQQGLELDQETLKSLKYRKLIILTEKWSGYSEVKKGPNYAPKRRSLATDLTRENLQNWQELDFKEYNVNAKGQPVDSGHLHPLLKVRKQFKDIFCQMGFEEMPTNNFVESSFWNFDALFQPQQHPARDSHDTFFLKAPSMTRELPEDYVARVKQVHESGGYGSRGYNCEWKREEANKNLLRTHTTAVSSRMLYALAKGPFTPKKYFSIDRVFRNEAVDKTHLAEFHQIEGVVCDRGLTLGDLIGVLQEFFSRLGMSNLRFKPAYNPYTEPSMEIFSYHAGLEKWVEIGNSGMFRPEMLQPMGLPEDVRVIAWGLSLERPTMILYKCDNIRELFGHKVDLKKVKENPICRIGIESA, encoded by the exons ATGGCGGAGGAGGCGATTCTAGGGTTCCTGCAGAACAACGATGAAATCGCACATTCAGGTTACTTCGCGGCCGAGCACAACCTCGATCACGAAGAAGTTAAAAACGTCATCAAGAGCTTACAGGCTTTTCGCTACATCGAAGCTAAG GTGCTTAAACGGGAATTTTTCGATTTGACTGATGAAGGGAAGAAATATGCGGCTGAAGGGTCGCCGGAGTTTCACTTTTTCTCGGCTGTTCCCGAGGAAGGTACCATATCCATGGATGATCTACAG AGAATGCTAGATCCTTTTGTATTCGATGTTGGAAGTAAACAAGCTCCAAAGAAAAAGTGGGTTGCAATGGGACAGCAAGTCTCTAGAACG GTTCAACATGTTGAAGATAAAGTGAAGGAGATGCTTTTACAAATACAGCAAGGACTG GAACTTGACcaagaaactctcaaatctctcaAATACAGGAAACTCATCATATTGACAGA GAAATGGAGTGGCTATTCTGAAGTAAAGAAAGGTCCCAACTATGCTCCCAAAAGGAGGAGTTTGGCCACTGATTTGACTCGAGAAAATCTACAAAA ttggcAAGAGTTAGATTTCAAGGAGTATAACGTCAATGCTAAGGGACAGCCTGTTGATTCTGGGCATCTCCACCCCCTTCTAAAG GTGCGGAAGCAGTTCAAAGACATATTTTGTCAGATGGG GTTTGAAGAGATGCCAACAAACAACTTTGTTGAGAGCAG CTTCTGGAATTTTGATGCACTGTTCCAACCGCAGCAGCACCCTGCTCGTGACTCTCATGACACCTTCTTTCTGAAAG CTCCTTCGATGACAAGGGAATTACCAGAAGATTATGTTGCAAGGGTGAAACAAGTTCATGAGTCTGGTGGATATGGATCGCGAGG GTATAATTGTGAGTGGAAAAGAGAGGAAGCAAACAAAAATCTTCTCCGTACCCACACAACGGCGGTGTCGTCTAGGATGCTTTATGCACTCGCAAAG ggacCATTCACTCCGAAGAAGTACTTTTCAATAGACCGTGTCTTCAGAAACGAGGCTGTTGACAAAACCCATCTGGCAGAGTTCCATCAGATTGAAG GTGTGGTCTGTGATCGTGGTCTTACATTGGGTGATCTCATTGGTGTATTACAAGAATTCTTCTCTCGATTAG GGATGTCCAATCTACGTTTCAAGCCTGCATACAACCCATACACTGAACCAAGCATGGAGATTTTCAG CTACCATGCAGGACTAGAGAAATGGGTAGAGATTGGAAACTCTGGCATGTTCAGACCTGAAATGCTACAACCAATGGGTCTTCCAGAGGATGTTCGAGTCATTGCATGGGGTCTCTCTCTTGAAAG ACCAACAATGATCTTATACAAATGTGACAACATCCGCGAGCTGTTTGGACACAAG GTGGATCTTAAAAAAGTTAAAGAGAATCCCATCTGTCGCATTGGAATCGAATCAGCTTGA
- the LOC106420770 gene encoding glycine-rich RNA-binding protein GRP2A-like, translated as MAAPDVEYRCFVGGLAWATDERSLETAFSKFGELVDSKIINDRETGRSRGFGFVTFKDEQSMKDAIEGMNGQDLDGRSITVNEAQSRGSGGGGGGRGGGGGYRGGGGGGGYGGGGGGYGGGRREGGYSGGGGGYSSRGGGGGGYGGGGRREGGGYGGGDGGYGGGGGGGGW; from the exons ATGGCGGCCCCTGATGTTGAGTACCGGTGCTTCGTTGGAGGTCTAGCATGGGCCACCGATGAGAGGTCTCTCGAGACCGCCTTCTCTAAGTTCGGCGAACTTGTTGATTCCAAG ATCATTAACGATCGTGAGACCGGAAGATCAAGGGGGTTTGGGTTCGTCACTTTCAAGGATGAGCAATCCATGAAGGACGCCATCGAAGGGATGAACGGGCAGGATCTCGATGGTCGCAGCATCACTGTGAACGAAGCTCAGTCCCGTGGAAGCGGCGGCGGCGGAGGTGGCCGTGGGGGTGGGGGTGGATAccgcggtggtggtggtggtggtggctacGGAGGTGGCGGTGGTGGTTACGGAGGCGGAAGACGGGAGGGTGGATACAGTGGCGGTGGAGGTGGCTACTCCTCGAGAGGAGGTGGTGGCGGAGGATACGGTGGAGGTGGCAGACGTGAGGGTGGGGGATACGGAGGTGGTGATGGAGGATACGGAGGGGGCGGCGGCGGTGGTGGTTGGTAA